GTCACGCTGCATGGGTTGCTTCTGCCTATCCGTAAGGAGTTCAACCAGCAGGTCTGCGAGCGTCCGTCGATCCTCTTCGAGGGCGTCGAGAGTCCACTCAAGGGTTACGAGGGTGGAGACGTGGATTTCGTCGTCTACCGGGAGAACACAGAGGGCGAGTACGCCGACGTCGGTGGGCGCGAACACGTCGGCTTCGGCCACGAGATCGCGGTCCAGAGCTCGGTGTTCACCCGCCAGGGAACCGAGGCGATCCTCCGGGCGGCCTTCGAGGCCGCAGAGGAACGCGAGGGTCACCTCACGAGCATCACGAAGTCCAACGCCCAGGCCTACAGCATGGTCTTCTGGGACGACGTGGTCGCCGAGGTGGCAGCGGACTACCCCGACGTCGAGGTCGAGAGCCTGCTGGTCGACGCCGCCTCGATGGACTTCATCCGCCGACCCGAGGAGTTCGACGTGGTCGTCGCCTCGAACCTCTTCGGGGACATTCTGACGGACATCGGTGCGATCGTCACGGGAAGCATGGGGCTGGCTCCCTCGGGCAACATCAACCGTTCTGGCACCTACCCATCGATGTTCGAGCCGGTCCATGGAAGCGCCCCCGACATCACGGGCGAGGGCGTTGCGAACCCGATCGCAACCGTGCTCTCGGGAGCGATGCTGTTCGAGAACGTCAGCGAAGAGGCGGTCTCGGCGGATCTCTGGGGAGCAGTTCGCGAGGTGCTCGCCGACGAGTCGGCCCCGACGCCGCCTGATCTGGGCGGATCGGCAGGAACCGAAGAAATGATCGGGGCGCTTTCGGGCCGGCTCTAGTCCGATTCGGCCCGTATCGAAACGACGGGACACTCCGAATCCAAGAGCACGGATTGAACGACGCTGCCGAACAGCGCCTTCCCCACCGGCGAGCGTTTCCGCCCGGCGACGACGACGTATCTCGCCGCCTGCTGGCGGGCGTACTCGACGATCTCGTCGGCCGGGTCGCCGATGAGCCCGACCGGCGTGGCGTCGGCGTCCGCCGTCGCGATGGCTTCGGCAGCGATGTTCTCGGCGGTCCCGACGACGCGTTCGACGGGGACCGCCTCTCCGGTCTCCCCTACGTTCGTCCGTTCGAGCGAGACGAACTCCTCGCGTGTGAGGACGTGGACCACGTCGACGGGCTCGTCGAACGCATCGCCGAGGGTGACGGCCTCGCGGACGACGGTACCCGCCCTGTCGCTTCGGTCGATTGCTGCAACGATGACCATGGCTCGTGTTGACTGCCACCAGTATTAAACGGTCCGGAACTATTTGATCGTTGGTACGATACGCGCGGTAGGGGGGCGACCGTCGGCCGATATTCCTCGACTACCTCGTCCCCGTCGACGGGCGATGGGGAGTTTCGTCAGGATCCGCGCTCGCCGGGTAAATCATACGGAAAGATTTATATATCTACTCTATAATCATGATAGTGAGACCCTACCGTACAGGATCGGCGGCGGGCGGCCTCGCCTGTCGGGGTGATAATCGGACGACCACACTCACCCCGACGGGATCCGACGCTCCCAGTCCGATTGTCGTCCGGGGTCGGAAACGAGAATCCATGAGAAATCAAGACAACGATTCGACATCACAGGGGGTAGCGAACCGAGCGATAGCCGGACGCCGACGGTTCTTACAGTTGGCAGGCGCCGGATCCGTTGCCGCGCTCGCGGGCTGTCTGGCCGGCGACAACGGCGGTGGCGGCGGCGGCGAGGGCGAGGGCGACTGGGAGCCGAGCCAGTCGATCCGGTATATCGTCCCGTACGACCAGGGTGGCGGCACCGACGTCTACGCCCGGGGGATTCAGGAGGGGCTAGCCAACGCGACCGGCCAGTCGATCCAGATCGACAACGTCCCCGGCGCGGGCGGGCTCAACGGCTACGGCGAACTGATGGGTGCCCAGCCCGACGGCCACACCATCCTCGGGAGCGCGACCCCCCTGGAGGTCGCCCCACAACTGCTGGAGGACCCCGGGTTCGACCAGCGTGACGCCGAGGGGGTTTCGATCTTCGGACAGTCGGTCTGGACGCTCGTCGTCAACGAGCAGTACCAGGGTCAGGTCGAGACGTTCGACGACGTCATGGAGATGTACAACTCCGGCGAATGGGAGTCACTCGGTGTCCAAGAACCCGGCAGCTCCCAGGACGTGATCGCCCTCCTGGCGAAGTATCAGTACGCCGATGAGTGGGGCTGGAACTGGACCGAACGCGTCCAATACACCGGGACCGGTCCCGTTTCGCAGGCGGTCGCGAGCGGCGAGGTCCCCGCCGGCATCGGGACCGACGCGGGGACGCAGTCCGTCGTCGACAACGGCCGGATCTACCCGGTCGTCACGTTCGTCAGCGACGGTTCGCAGGTCTATCCCGACGTGGAGTCGGTGACCGATGCGGGCTACCCCGAGATCGACTTCGTCGGCGGGCTGAGTCGAGGGGTCTTCGCCCCACCGGAAACCGAGGAAAGCCGCAGACAGACGCTTTCGGACATGTTCGCGGAGGCCGTTGAATCCGACAGTACCCAGAGCTGGTCCGACGAGACCGGCAACCCGGTCTTCCACGAGGGGCCCGAGGCGGCGAACCAACTCCTCGACGACGTCTTCGCGGCCTACGAGGAGAACAACGTCATCGACCTCGTCCAGCAGTACTCCTGACCGATCGCCATCGTGGCGACCTCTCCCTCAAATATGTCAATAAAAAATAAGTACGAACAGGCGACGCCAGAGCACGTGATGCTCGTCGTCCTCCTCGTTCTCAGTGCGGTGTTCCTGATCGAACCGATCGTCTCGAACTACCCGGACGACGCCCGCGTGTTTCCCCAGATGACCGCGGCTGTCGTCCTCGTGGGATCGCTGTTGTTGCTCGTGCGGAACTACCTCCCGGGGGCGCTCGGTACGGTCGTCAACGAGAGCATCAACATCACGACTAGCGACTCGTCGGCCCAAGAACAGGTCGCCCAGCGCGAGGCAGAACAGACCGGTTCGGCACCCAAACGAACGCTCGGTCGGGAGTACGGCTACGAGGTAAACGACACCGTGTTCATGGTCGTCTCCTCGACGATCTACTTCTTCGCCGGCTGGGCGGCCGGGTTCCTGTTCGTCACGCCGTTGTTCGTGCTGGCGTACACCGCCTGGTTTCGGATTCGACCGCTGCTGTGTGTCGCGCTCGCGGTGTTGTCGACCGTCATCGTCTACCTGTTCATCGAGTTCCTGCTCCTGCCGTTGGATCAGGGCCAGATACTCGACTTCAGTCCGTTTCTCGACCCGATCGGACTGGTCGTCGGGGTGATCTAGATGGTCGTCGAAGCCGTCGTCGAGAGCCAAGTGCTCCTCCAGCTCGACACCATCACCGAGGGGCTTCGGATCGCGATCAGTTGGCCCGTGATCGGGTGGATGGCCGTCGGGCTGCTGTTGGGGATCGTCCTCGGCGCGCTGCCGGGGATCGGCTCGCCGGTCGGGATGGCGATCGTCCTGCCGCTGACCCTGCCGCTCGATGCGACCGCCGCGATCATCCTCCTCGTTGCGATCTACAGCGGGGCGATGTTCGGGGGATCGATCGCCGCGATCCTGATCAACGCGCCGGGGACCGAGTCGGCGGCGGCGACCACGCTCGACGGCTACCCGATGGCCAAACAGGGCCTCGCGAAGAACGCGCTGGCGATCGCGACGACCGCCTCGGCGCTCAACGGCTTCCTGGCCGCGATCGTGCTCATCCTGATCTCGCCGATCCTGATCGGAGTCGTCCTCGCCTTTGGCTCGCCCGAGTACTTCCTGCTCGCGATCCTCGGCATCTCGCTGATCACGATCGTCACGCAGGGCTCGCTCGTCAAGGGGCTCGTCGCCGGTGCGCTCGGACTCATGATCTCGACGATCGGAACCGGGATCCTGAGCCCGACGCCGCGATTTACCTTCGGCCAGTTCGGCCTCTACAACGGCATCAGCTTCGTCGCCGCACTGATCGGGATGTTCGCGTTCGCGGAGATGATGAAACTCGCCGCCAGGAGCCAGATCGCAGAAAGCGACATCGAACTCGGCGGCAGCATCAAGGACGGCGTCATGACCGTCTTCAAATACCCGAAGACGGTGCTCAAAGCCGGACTGATCGGCATGGGGATCGGGATGATCCCCGGGTCGGGCGCGACCACCTCTACGTTCGTCGCCTACGCCGAGGAGGCCCGCTCGTCGGCCACGGACGGGCGCTTCGGCGAGGGAGATCCCCGCGGCGTGATCGCCCCCGAGGGGGCGAACAACCCGACGGTAAGCGGCTCGCTCGTTCCGACCCTTTCGTTCGGGATCCCCGGCAGCGGTTCGACGGCGGTCCTGCTCGGTGGCCTGTTGATGCACGGTCTCCAGCCCGGCCCGACCCTGTTCGGCGATCAACTCCAGATCACGTATGCGATCTTCGTCTCGCTGTTCCTCAGCAACATCCTCATCGTCCTCGTCGGACTATCGGTCATCCCGTATGCGAGCCGGCTCACCGAGATCGACACCAACATCATCATCCCGGTGGTGGTGGTGCTCTCGTTTATCGGCGCGTACACGCTGAACCGGAACTGGTTCGACGTCGGTGCGGTACTCGCACTCGGCGTGCTCGGGTTCTACATGGTGCGGTACAACTACTCGGTGATCGCGTTCGTCCTCGGGATCGTACTGGGGCCGATCGCCGAGGAGAACTTCTTCCGATCCTTGCAGATCTCCGGCGGGAGCTACGACATCTTCTTCGATCCGATCAACCGCCCGCTGTCGTTCCTGCTCGTGCTCGGTATCCTCTTCATCCTCGTCGGGCCGTTCCTCAAACCCGCTATCGAGCGCGCCCTCAACCGGGCCTGACCCATAGCACTATTTCCTCTCGCGCCCGTACTCGTGTATGCATCCCACCGGCATCGATCACCTCGTACTCACCGTCCACGACCTCGAGGCGACGTGTGGCTTTTACGGCGACGCGCTCGGCGCGACCGTCATCACGTTCGGCCCCGAGGACAGGACCGCCCTGCAGTTCGACGAGCAGAAGATAAACCTCCACGAGGCCGGCGCCGAGTTCGACCCGCACGCCCGCTCGCCGACGCCCGGGTCCGGCGATTTCTGCCTGCTCGTCGAGCCACCCATCGAGGCCCTCGCCGACCGCCTCGGGGAACACGACATCGAGATCGTCGACGGACCCGTCGAAAAACACGGCGCACGGGGGTCGATGCGGTCGGTGTACGTCCGCGATCCGGACGGCAACCTCGTCGAGCTCGCCGCCTACGAGGAAACCGATTAGTCCTCGCGCTACCTCGGGCCGGTATGGCCGATGGATGTCACCGCGTCTCGCTTTCGGATCTGACCACGAACCCCGAGAAACCCGGCGATCGCTGGGAGATCTCGCCCGAACTCGGGATCGGGGCGTTCAACTTCAACGTCGCGATCCTCGAACCGGAGGATCGCCTCTCGCAGAACCACTACCACTACCACGAGAACCAACGGGAGCTGTTTTTCGTGATCGAGGGGCGATGTCGCATCGAGACGGTCGAGGAGGGCTTCGAGATGGGTATCGACGAGGCGGTGGCCTTCGAGAAGGGGGAGGCGGGTGCACACGTGCTCTACAACCCCTTCGAGGAGCCGTGTAAGGTCGTCGCGATCGGCTGGCCCGCCGACGGACGCTACCCGGTCTACCAACTGGAGACCACCGACACGGTAAGCGAGGACCGCGATCCACAGAGTAATGGGTCGTCCCCGGAGAACTAGGGCCATGGCGACGAACCCCACGACGAACGCCCCGCCGGCGCGCGACGAGCGTGCCTCCTACGACTACGCCGACACCGAGGAGGCGGTCCCGGAGGCGCTGTCGGCGCTGCCCCGATTGGTCGGCGGCGAGGTCCGATTCGACGACTACTCGCGGGAGCTGTACGCGACCGACGCCAGCGCCTACGAGATGACTCCTATCGGCGTTGTCTTCCCGACCTCGACCCGTGACGTGCAGGTGGTGATGCGCCACTGTGGGAAAAACGGGGTCCCCGTGTTGCCGCGTGGCGGCGGGACGAGCCTCGCGGGCCAGTCGGTCAACGAGGCGGTCGTGCTCGATTTTACCCGCCACATGGACGGCGTCGTCGAGGTCGACCCCGACGGGCGGCGCGCCACGGCGGAGGCGGGCGTCTATCTCGGCGACCTCAACGCCGAACTCGCACCCCACGGTCTGAAGTTCGCACCCGACCCCGCCTGGCGCGATAAGAGCGCCCTTGGTGGTGCGATCGGCAACAACTCGACGGGCGCGCACTCGCTGAAGTACGGCAAGACCGACGCCTACGTCGAGTCCTGCGAGGTCGTCCTCGCCGACGGCACCCGGACGACCTTCGGGGAGGTCACGCCCGAGGAACTCGACGCGCGGGCCGACCCCGAGGGGGATCTGGAGGCACGCATTTACGCCGAGATCAGGCGGATCATCGAGGAGGAGGCCGGGGCGATCGAGGCGGCCTACCCCGACCTGAAGCGGAACGTCTCGGGGTACAACCTCGATATGCTGATCGAGGAGGCGCGTGCGGTCCGGGACGGCTCCGCGGAGACGATCAACATCGCGCGCCTGCTCGCCGGCAGCGAGGGCACCCTCGCCATCGTCACCGAGGCCGAGGTGAGCCTCGAAGCGATCCCCGAGACGAAGGCGATGGCGCTTTTGACCTACGACAGCCTGATCGACGCGATGGAGGACGTCGCGCCGATCCTCGAACACGATCCTGCGGCGGTCGAAGTGATGGACGACGTCCTCTTGGATCTGGCCCGCGAGACCGAGGAGTTCGCGGACGTCGTCTCGATGCTACCTCCCGAAGCCTCCTCCGTACTGCTGGTGGAGTTCTACGCCGACAGCGACCCCGAGGGCGTCAGGAAGGTCGCGGGACTGCTCGCCGACCGGATGCCCGACGCCGACCACGAGGGCGAACCGGGCGAGGATCGAGTCAGAACCGACGCCACGATCAACGCGACCGCGGCGATGGAGGCCCACGACGCCGACGAGCGCGCGCTGTTCTGGAAGATGCGAAAGAGCGGGCTGCCGATCCTGCTCTCCCGGACCACCGACGAGAAACACATCTCCTTCATCGAGGACTGTGCGGTCCCGCCCGAGCACCTCCCCGAATACGCCCGCGAGTTCCAGGAGATCCTCGAAGACAACGGTACCTTCGCGAGCATCTACGCCCACGCCGGCCCCGGCGTGCTCCACGTCCGCCCGCTGATCAACACCAAGGACGTCGCGGGCGTCGACGCGATGGTCGACATCGCCGACCGGGTGACCGACGCCGTCGCTCGGTTCGGCGGAAGCGTCTCGGGCGAGCACGGCGACGGGCGGGCGCGTACCCAGTGGAACGAGAAACTCTACGGCGAGCATCTGTGGGGCGTTTTCCGTGATCTGAAGACGGCCTTCGACCCCGACTGGCTGCTCAATCCTGGTTCCGTCTGTGGGGACTTCGACATGAGCGAGCACCTCCGCTTTGACCCCGACTACGAGTTCGAGATGGGGTTCGACCCGGTCTTGGAGTGGGACAACGACAACGGCTTTCAGGGGATGGCCGAGCTTTGCCATGGGTGTGGCGGCTGTCGGGGCCCTCAGGAGACCACCGGCGGAGTGATGTGCCCGACGTTCCGCGCCAGCGAGGAGGAGATCACCTCGACGCGGGGCCGCGCGAACATGCTCCGGCAGGCCATGAGCGGCGACCTTCCCGAGGGTGAGGCGTTCTCCGAGGAGTTCGTCACCGAGGTGATGGACCTCTGTATCGGCTGTAAGGGCTGTGCGAAGGACTGCCCCTCGGAGGTGGATATGGCCAAACTCAAGGCCGAAGTGACCCACGAGTACCACCAACGCCACGGTGCGGGACTGCGCTCGCGGATATTCGCGAACATCGACACCCTCTCGACACTCGGCAGCGCCACGGCCCCGCTCTCGAACTGGCTGCCCGAACTCCCGGGCGCCCGACTGGCGATGGAGAAGACGATCGGAATCGCCCGCGAGCGCTCGCTGCCCGAGTTCCACCGCGAAACCCTCGAAGACTGGTTCGATGCGCGCGGCCCGCAGGTGCGTGAGGCTGACGCGGATCGCAAAGCCCTGCTCGTGCCCGACACCTACACCAACCACAACC
The DNA window shown above is from Halalkalicoccus jeotgali B3 and carries:
- a CDS encoding isocitrate/isopropylmalate dehydrogenase family protein, translating into MSYEIATIPGDGIGPEVVEATLPLFEEVAGNHGVEVEFTRYDWGSDRYLEEGAMMPEDGLERIEGSDAILLGAVGHPEVPDHVTLHGLLLPIRKEFNQQVCERPSILFEGVESPLKGYEGGDVDFVVYRENTEGEYADVGGREHVGFGHEIAVQSSVFTRQGTEAILRAAFEAAEEREGHLTSITKSNAQAYSMVFWDDVVAEVAADYPDVEVESLLVDAASMDFIRRPEEFDVVVASNLFGDILTDIGAIVTGSMGLAPSGNINRSGTYPSMFEPVHGSAPDITGEGVANPIATVLSGAMLFENVSEEAVSADLWGAVREVLADESAPTPPDLGGSAGTEEMIGALSGRL
- a CDS encoding universal stress protein, whose translation is MVIVAAIDRSDRAGTVVREAVTLGDAFDEPVDVVHVLTREEFVSLERTNVGETGEAVPVERVVGTAENIAAEAIATADADATPVGLIGDPADEIVEYARQQAARYVVVAGRKRSPVGKALFGSVVQSVLLDSECPVVSIRAESD
- a CDS encoding Bug family tripartite tricarboxylate transporter substrate binding protein; translated protein: MAGAGSVAALAGCLAGDNGGGGGGEGEGDWEPSQSIRYIVPYDQGGGTDVYARGIQEGLANATGQSIQIDNVPGAGGLNGYGELMGAQPDGHTILGSATPLEVAPQLLEDPGFDQRDAEGVSIFGQSVWTLVVNEQYQGQVETFDDVMEMYNSGEWESLGVQEPGSSQDVIALLAKYQYADEWGWNWTERVQYTGTGPVSQAVASGEVPAGIGTDAGTQSVVDNGRIYPVVTFVSDGSQVYPDVESVTDAGYPEIDFVGGLSRGVFAPPETEESRRQTLSDMFAEAVESDSTQSWSDETGNPVFHEGPEAANQLLDDVFAAYEENNVIDLVQQYS
- a CDS encoding tripartite tricarboxylate transporter TctB family protein, yielding MLVVLLVLSAVFLIEPIVSNYPDDARVFPQMTAAVVLVGSLLLLVRNYLPGALGTVVNESINITTSDSSAQEQVAQREAEQTGSAPKRTLGREYGYEVNDTVFMVVSSTIYFFAGWAAGFLFVTPLFVLAYTAWFRIRPLLCVALAVLSTVIVYLFIEFLLLPLDQGQILDFSPFLDPIGLVVGVI
- a CDS encoding tripartite tricarboxylate transporter permease gives rise to the protein MVVEAVVESQVLLQLDTITEGLRIAISWPVIGWMAVGLLLGIVLGALPGIGSPVGMAIVLPLTLPLDATAAIILLVAIYSGAMFGGSIAAILINAPGTESAAATTLDGYPMAKQGLAKNALAIATTASALNGFLAAIVLILISPILIGVVLAFGSPEYFLLAILGISLITIVTQGSLVKGLVAGALGLMISTIGTGILSPTPRFTFGQFGLYNGISFVAALIGMFAFAEMMKLAARSQIAESDIELGGSIKDGVMTVFKYPKTVLKAGLIGMGIGMIPGSGATTSTFVAYAEEARSSATDGRFGEGDPRGVIAPEGANNPTVSGSLVPTLSFGIPGSGSTAVLLGGLLMHGLQPGPTLFGDQLQITYAIFVSLFLSNILIVLVGLSVIPYASRLTEIDTNIIIPVVVVLSFIGAYTLNRNWFDVGAVLALGVLGFYMVRYNYSVIAFVLGIVLGPIAEENFFRSLQISGGSYDIFFDPINRPLSFLLVLGILFILVGPFLKPAIERALNRA
- a CDS encoding VOC family protein, with protein sequence MHPTGIDHLVLTVHDLEATCGFYGDALGATVITFGPEDRTALQFDEQKINLHEAGAEFDPHARSPTPGSGDFCLLVEPPIEALADRLGEHDIEIVDGPVEKHGARGSMRSVYVRDPDGNLVELAAYEETD
- a CDS encoding cupin domain-containing protein encodes the protein MADGCHRVSLSDLTTNPEKPGDRWEISPELGIGAFNFNVAILEPEDRLSQNHYHYHENQRELFFVIEGRCRIETVEEGFEMGIDEAVAFEKGEAGAHVLYNPFEEPCKVVAIGWPADGRYPVYQLETTDTVSEDRDPQSNGSSPEN
- a CDS encoding FAD-binding and (Fe-S)-binding domain-containing protein, translating into MATNPTTNAPPARDERASYDYADTEEAVPEALSALPRLVGGEVRFDDYSRELYATDASAYEMTPIGVVFPTSTRDVQVVMRHCGKNGVPVLPRGGGTSLAGQSVNEAVVLDFTRHMDGVVEVDPDGRRATAEAGVYLGDLNAELAPHGLKFAPDPAWRDKSALGGAIGNNSTGAHSLKYGKTDAYVESCEVVLADGTRTTFGEVTPEELDARADPEGDLEARIYAEIRRIIEEEAGAIEAAYPDLKRNVSGYNLDMLIEEARAVRDGSAETINIARLLAGSEGTLAIVTEAEVSLEAIPETKAMALLTYDSLIDAMEDVAPILEHDPAAVEVMDDVLLDLARETEEFADVVSMLPPEASSVLLVEFYADSDPEGVRKVAGLLADRMPDADHEGEPGEDRVRTDATINATAAMEAHDADERALFWKMRKSGLPILLSRTTDEKHISFIEDCAVPPEHLPEYAREFQEILEDNGTFASIYAHAGPGVLHVRPLINTKDVAGVDAMVDIADRVTDAVARFGGSVSGEHGDGRARTQWNEKLYGEHLWGVFRDLKTAFDPDWLLNPGSVCGDFDMSEHLRFDPDYEFEMGFDPVLEWDNDNGFQGMAELCHGCGGCRGPQETTGGVMCPTFRASEEEITSTRGRANMLRQAMSGDLPEGEAFSEEFVTEVMDLCIGCKGCAKDCPSEVDMAKLKAEVTHEYHQRHGAGLRSRIFANIDTLSTLGSATAPLSNWLPELPGARLAMEKTIGIARERSLPEFHRETLEDWFDARGPQVREADADRKALLVPDTYTNHNHPAVGKAAVRILENADVHVELADVGDSGRPAFSKGFLDAARERAEENVAALAPEIEAGWDVVVCEPSDAVMFQSDYLDLLSGSAVESVAINTYGVMEYLNAFDLDLPAGTGSLAYHGHCHQKATRKDVHAAAVLSKAGYDVDILDSGCCGMAGSFGYEADHYAMSEAIGSILVDQVKASPGERVVAPGASCRGQLEDLTDDEPPHPIEVLAAGLS